The following are encoded together in the Ooceraea biroi isolate clonal line C1 chromosome 2, Obir_v5.4, whole genome shotgun sequence genome:
- the LOC113561416 gene encoding aminopeptidase N-like has translation MMQVNKTNPKLGPDYLWSMMQVNKKNPKLSNHTHMKDIMETWITRNNHPIVHIRRNGSMLFIRQSEKEFYIDDKGNAQVLRHWLPITFTTWEQLDFNDTTPHHWITPENSTGISVRLTSKKGWIILNLQQTGYYRVKYDKKSLKLIAKYLKVKEYEKIHVLNRAQIIDDTYYFVKSGVIPYTTFQNLISYLHRERDYVAWYPMFQIFRDISSFLPVEKSVTLKVSHTFS, from the exons ATGATGCAAGTTAACAAGACGAATCCAAAACTGGGTCCTGATTATTTATGGAGTATGATGCAAGTTAACAAGAAGAATCCAAAACTGAGTAACCATACCCACATGAAAGATATAATGGAGACTTGGATAACACGAAATAATCATCCTATTGTACATATTCGTCGAAATGGAAGCATGTTATTCATACGTCAATCTGAAAAGGAATTTTACATCGATGATAAAGGCAATGCCCAAGTGCTACGTCACTGGTTACCTATCACTTTCACTACATGGGAGCAATTAGACTTCAATGACACAACCCCTCATCATTGGATAACTCCAGAGAATAGCACTGGAATATCTGTCCGACTTACTAGTAAAAAAGGGTGGATCATACTAAACTTACAACAAACAG GATACTATCGTGTAAAGTACGATAAGAAGAGCTTAaagttaattgcaaaatatctaaaagttaaggaatatgagaagATTCATGTTCTTAACCGTGCTCAAATCATCGATGACACATATTATTTCGTGAAGAGTGGAGTAATTCCTTACACCACGTTTCAGAATCTCATAAGCTATTTGCACAGAGAGAGGGATTACGTAGCATGGTATCCaatgtttcaaatttttagAGACATATCGAGTTTCTTACCAGTTGAAAAGAGCGTAACTTTAAAGGTTAGTCATACATTTAGTTAA
- the LOC105275397 gene encoding WD repeat-containing protein 91 translates to MSHIQYVDELVKEYLLFRGFSQTLKAFDNDLKAEKEKGFRIDKIVDQLMQYIYNYDLVSLRELWGHLDTRMFCRLESHFTPAIRKLENSVLKMYLVNAAVNGKQDKIQEFFNKMASELQGHSEWKEWFAFPFVKNPEDNPTYSVHFSKQWHDTMLVSLHNFLATIFQCMPQPTLLTIDEDTNKLKRLQEENEALRQRLSESAKIDNISDVNPGPVPQHPPLMDDFYIIAQESPLLENPKTLRSLIRNIGGGSSPILNRKPATTVKKFTEPETSSTKRTNTKGRVNSISKSESAVAKRSISCDSRLSSSRKRDSSMDTAVAERKTKEKIDSSYILLSQEEYTEHKTSIIQCKSNASGSYVATGDADGIIKVWTPIPSPKTVTTFTSAATNANKAITSLDWISKNERYFLHGDNNGLIQLHDTRDCKTLWDIQHENSRIVTLICNPTESTFVCSVSDGVENKLLLYDIKTRKLERTLPLEQNVTALCSAFNHNGQLLITGLSNGNMLIHDLRRNEIIDNLNCHSSPIIDIELINDFTNICAQSEDGKLCQRSLNHSGKILWETKIKIEKNPVHGKLFTFDQSGSYMLLCTQTGGNIYKMPPGAQGKILELGGHKGTLCCDWSTANQSGTCITGGAEGKARVSTLLSP, encoded by the exons ATGTCTCATATACAGTATGTGGACGAGTTGGTCAAGGAGTACTTGCTGTTCAGGGGCTTCAGTCAGACCCTGAAGGCTTTCGACAACGACTTGAAGGCGGAAAAAGAGAAGGGATTCAGG ATAGACAAGATAGTCGATCAGCTGATGCAGTACATATACAATTACGACCTGGTGTCGCTGAGGGAACTGTGGGGACACTTGGACACTCGAATGTTCTGTCGACTGGAGAGTCACTTCACACCTGCGATCAGGAAACTGGAGAACTCAGTGCTGAAAATGTACCTGGTGAATGCAGCGGTGAACGGCAAGCAGGATAAGATCCAGgagttttttaacaaaatggcATCAGAATTACAAGGGCATTCAGAGTGGAAAGAGTGGTTTG CGTTTCCGTTTGTCAAAAATCCTGAGGACAATCCGACTTACTCCGTTCATTTTAGCAAACAGTGGCACGACACTATGTTGGTATCCTTACACAATTTCCTAGCAACGATTTTTCAA TGTATGCCGCAGCCGACGTTACTCACGATAGACGAGGACACAAATAAACTGAAACGATTGCAGGAGGAGAACGAAGCGCTGAGGCAACGGCTGAGCGAATCCGCTAAAATAGACAACATATCGGACGTGAATCCGGGCCCAGTACCCCAACATCCCCCGCTCATGGatgatttttacattattgctCA AGAGTCGCCATTGCTGGAGAATCCTAAGACACTGAGGAGCCTCATAAGGAACATAGGCGGTGGATCTAGCCCGATTTTAAACAGGAAACCCGCAACAACCGTGAAAAAGTTTACGGAACCCGAGACGAGCTCAACGAAACGGACGAATACGAAGGGACGAGTTAACTCGATCAGCAAGTCCGAGTCAGCGGTCGCAAAGAGGAGCATTAGCTGTGATTCGCGATTGAGCAGCTCCAGGAAAAGAGATTCTTCCATGGATACCGCAGTTGCCGAGAGGAAAACCAAGGAGAAGATAGACTCTAGTTACATCCTTCTAAGTCAG GAGGAATACACGGAGCACAAGACCTCGATAATTCAGTGCAAGAGCAACGCCAGCGGTTCGTACGTCGCGACGGGCGACGCCGACGGTATCATCAAAGTGTGGACGCCGATTCCCTCACCAAA AACTGTCACCACGTTCACCTCCGCTGCGACGAACGCCAACAAAGCTATCACCTCGTTGGATTGGATATCGAAGAACGAGCGTTACTTCCTGCACGGGGACAACAACGGCTTGATCCAGCTGCACGATACGCGCGACTGCAAAACGCTCTGGGACATCCAGCACGAGAACTCGCGGATCGTCACCCTGATCTGCAATCCCACGGAATCGACGTTCGTCTGCTCCGTGTCGGACGGCGTCGAGAATAAGCTGCTGCTGTACGACATAAAAACGCGGAAGCTCGAGAGAACCTTGCCGCTGGAGCAGAACGTCACTGCTCTGTGCTCCGCGTTCAATCACAACGGCCAGTTACTCATCACGGGGCTATCCAATGGCAATATGCTGATACACGATCTCAGGAGAAACGAGATAATCGACAATCTCAACTGCCACTCTAGCCCGATTATCGATATAGAATTGATCAATGACTTTACGAACATATGCGCGCAAAGCGAGGACGGAAAACTATGCCAAAGAAGCTTGAATCACTCCGGGAAGATCTTGTGGGAAACGAAGATCAAGATCGAGAAGAATCCCGTTCACGGAAAACTGTTCACTTTTGACCAGAGCGGAAGTTACATGTTGCTCTGCACGCAGACTggaggaaatatatataaa ATGCCACCGGGCGCGCAAGGGAAAATTCTAGAGCTAGGCGGGCACAAGGGCACCCTATGCTGCGACTGGTCGACTGCCAATCAATCCGGGACTTGTATAACCGGGGGCGCGGAAGGAAAAGCGCGAGTATCGACGCTACTCTCACCATGA